DNA sequence from the bacterium genome:
GTTGAAATTGACCGCGTCTGATGGGAAATTACGAGAAACAGACTGCTCAAATACTGAGGGTATCCTTCGTATCATCCAGTCAGTTCCTTCCCCAAAAGCTGAACCATTTAAACGCTGGTTGGCAAAGGTTGGGAAAGAAAGATTAGATGAAATAGAAAACCCGGAACTCGGAATGCAGAGGACTAAAGCGTTATATGAAAAGAAAGGTTATCCTAAAGAATGGATTGATAAACGCCTGCGCGGTATCGCTGTCCGGCAAAAACTTACCGATGAATGGGATTCGCGCGGGGCGGCGACAGATTTGGAATATGCGATTCTTACAAATGAAATAATGCAGGGCGCGTTTGAAATGCCAGTTGATGATTACAAAAAACACAAAGGTTTAAAAAAGGAAAATCTGCGTGATCATATGACGGATTTAGAGCTTATTATTACTATGCTTGGTGAGGCGACAACAACAAAGATAACACAAGATAGAGATTCTCAAGGAATGCCTAAACTTCAGCGAGACGCCAAAGACGGCCGTGCAGTTGCCGGAAGAACGCGAAAAGATATTGAAGAGCAGACTGGGACAAAAGTGATTTCAAACGAAAAATTTTTGCCGGGACAGAAACAAAAACAAATAAAAGGGAAATAAATTCTGTTCAGGCAGACAGTGTCTGCCCAATTAAAGAGGTTATGACTATGAATACACAAGACTGGAACGAAATAAATTTATCTGAAAATCCGGCAATTGAACTTTTGCAGGCAATATTGTCTCCAAACGCGCTTGTCCGTGAATAATTTTTGTTTTTAAGTAATTAGAGAAAGGGAAAAACGATGCCGCAAAAAGAAATAGACCATAGAGATTATGCAAAATTTTTGGATGAAATTAAGAAGAGAATTACTTCTGCACGGATTAATGCATATCGTAAATTAAATGCAGAGCTAATAATATTGTATAGGGATATTGGGAAAAAGATTGTTGAAAAACAGGAAAAATTTGGATGGGGGAAAAATATTGTTGAAAAGTTATCAGAAGATCTTACGTCCGAATTCGATGGTAAGAAAGGATTTTCGCCAAATAATCTTTGGCGGATGAGAATTTTTTATTTAACGTATAAAGATAGTCCAAAACTTGCACAGCTTGTGCAAGAAATTCCCTGGGGACAAAATATAGTAATTATGCAGCGTATTAAAAACGAAGAAGTGAAAGAATATTATATTAAAAGTACCATACAATTTGGCTGGAGCAGAGATGTTCTTATGCATCAGATAGAAGCAGAGGCTCATAAACAAACAAAGATAAAGAAAATGAATAATTTTCGCAAAGCCTTGCCGGCACACCTGGCAGAACAGGCCGACCTGGCCATGAAAGATAATTATGCCCTTGATTTTATCGACGTGTCTAAGCCGATACAAGAAAGAGAGATGGAAAGAAAACTTATTTCAGATTTAAAAAAGTTTATCGCTGAATTGGGTTTGGGATTTTGTTTTATAGGAAATCAATATCTAATTAAATTAAGAGATAAGGAATATTATATCGATCTTTTATTCTTTCACAGGTATTTACGCTGTCTTGTGGCATTTGAGTTGAAAATAGGTGAGTTTAAACCCGAATATGCAGGCAAAATGAATTTCTATTTAAGTTTACTCGATGACAATGTGCGATTACCGGAAGAAAATCCATCCATAGGGATTATTCTCTGCAAAAGTCGCGATAAGTTTGAAGTTGAATATGCCTTACGAGATATTCAAAAACCAATAGGTATTTCAGATTACAAAGTAACAAAAAAATTGCCAAAGGGCTTCAATAAATCACTTCCAACCGCTGAGATGTTAAAAAAAGGATTAGAATAAAATGATTACCCCAGACGGGAACGAAATAAATTTATCTGAAAATCCGGCGGTTGAATTATTGGAAAAGCTTGGATATGCGTTTGTGCCGTCGGAAAAATTGGACTTAGAGCGGGAGAGTTTGAGAGATACTGTTTTGGTTCACCGCCTAGAAAAAAAGCTCGAAGAGCTTAATCCGTGGCTTTCTGATGAAAACCTTAAAAAAGCGGTAAGGGCTGTAACTAATGTTCCCGCGTCCAGTTTAATCGAGGCAAACGAGAAAATTTATATTTCTCTGGCGCATGGATTATCGCTTGAGCAGGATATTGATGGTAAAGGTAAAAAAAGTCATAATGTTTATTTTATAGATTTTGACCATCCTGAAAAAAATGAGTTTATTGTAACCCGGCAGTTTAAAATTTCCGGGCCGAAAGAAAATATTATATGCGATGCAGTGGTTTTTGTTAACGGGATACCTCTGGCTGTTTTTGAATGCAAAAGTCCCACTGTCCACGAGCCCATCAATAAAGCGATTGAACAGTTGTTCAGGTATCAGGAATTGAAAGATGAATATAAAAACAGGGGTGTCCCTAAATTATTTGAAACCGTTCAAATTCTTATTGCAACCTGCGGGCAGAAAGCGAAATTCGCGACTGTATACGCGCCGTACAGGCATTTCCTGGAATGGAAAGAGCCTTATCCAATTACTCTTGATGAACTAAGCAAAAAGCATACCTCCCGAATTTTTAACAAGCCTCCCAACCCGCAGGATATCCTTATCTATGGATTACTTGAAAAAAATAATTTTTTGAACATTATACGCAATTTTATCGCTTTTGAGGTGGAAAGTGGCCGGGCAATAAAAAAGATTGCAAGGTATCAGCAGTTTATCGCGGTAAATAATGCCATAAGGCGTATTCAGGAAGCTAAAGACTCTGAAAATCGCGGAGGGATTATCTGGCACACGCAGGGTTCGGGAAAATCACTGTCAATGTTATGGCTTGCGGTAAAGTTAAAACGGTGCAGGAAATTGGAAAATCCAATGTTAATTGTAGTGACAGACCGGATTGACCTTGATAACCAAATCGCCGGGACGTTTCAGCGATGCGGTTTTCCCAACCCCGTTCAGGCGGAAAGCGTAAAACACTTAAGAGAATTAATTCAGGCTGGAAACGGCCAGTCAATTATGACCACAATTCAAAAATTTCAGGAATTAACTAATAATGAACATCCTGCCCTGTCCGAAGCCGAAAACATTTTTGTAATGGTTGATGAAGCGCACAGGACACAATACAAAAACTTGGCGGCAAACATGAGACAGGCCTTACCAAAATCCTGTTTTTTGGGATTTACAGGCACCCCGATAGATAAGAAAGACAGAAGCACTATACAAACATTCGGCTCCTATATCCACACTTATACTATCGAGCAGGCTGTTCAGGACGGCGCGACTGTTCCAATATATTATGAAAGCAGGCTCCCGGATGTTCATGTCCATGGCGCGAATCTGGATATGCTTTTTAACAGGTATTTTCAGGACTATGATGAAAAGGAGCGGGAAGAGATTAAGCGAAAATACGTGACCGAAGAAATAATCGGGCTTGCCTCTACGCGCGTAGAGGCCATTTGTCTCGATATAATTGAACATTATGAAAAATTCATTATGCCTAACAGTTTTAAGGCCCAGATTGTGACTTCAAGCCGGGAGGCCGCGATAATATATAAAGATACCCTTGACAGGTTGAATGCTCCGCCTTCGGCAGTTTTAATTTCTGGAAGCAACAATGATCCACAGCGCCTTAAAAAGCATCATAAGAACCAGGCGGAAGAAAAAGAAATTATCCGGAGCTTTAAAGAAGATCCGGTGGAAAGATTGGCGATTATTGTTGTTTGCGACAAGCTGTTGACAGGTTTCGACGCGCCTGTCGAACAGGTTATGTATATTGACAGCCCGTTAAAAGAGCATACACTTTTACAGGCAATCGCCCGTGTTAACAGGACAGCCGACAAGAAAGATTATGGGCTTATAGTCGATTACTGGGGAATATCACGGGATTTGCAGGAGGCGTTAAATGTGTTTAAGCCTTCTGATATTGAAGATATTTTGCGGGCGATAACCCCTAAAAAAGATGAAATTCCCCGCCTTGAAGCCCGTTACAGGGCCGTAATGCGTTTCTTTGACAGAGCGGATAAATCCAGCCTTGAGGACTGCATAAAAATATTAGAACCGGAAGATATAAGGGCTGATTTTGATGTTTCATTTAGGCGTTTCAGCCAAAGTATGGACATGGTTTTACCCGATCCGTCCGCTTTAAGATATAGCGCGGATTTGAGATGGCTGGGTAAAGTAAGAAACGCGGCGAAAGCTCGTTTTCGCGATTCGGCTCTTGATTTATCAAGCTGTGGAGCAAAAGTCCGCCAGCTTATTGAAGAACATATCAGAACAAATGGAGTCCAGAAACTTCTGGAACCGGTATCAATATTTTCCAAAAAATTCGATGAAGTAGTTGAAGCCTTAAGTTCACCGGAAGCGAAGGCGAGTGAAATTGAACACGCTATTCGCCATGAGATACACGTTCATTTGGAGGAAGATCCCGTTTTTTATCAATCGGTTAAGGAGCGTCTTGAAAAAATTATCGAGGAAAAGAAACAAGAGAGAATAAATGCTGTTGAGGAACTCAAACATTTGCAGGCCCTTGTTAATGAAGCCCGAAATATGGGAAAAACCGCACATGATTTAGGATTTTCAGAGACAGAATATGCCTTATATAAAATTCTTTCGTTTGAAACCAAAACGGAAAAACAAGAGGATAATTTAGTTAAAGAACCAGCCGCTCAATATGGCAAAAAGAAAGATATCCATAAAGATTTGACTCATTCTATTATGGGATCATTAGAAAAACTTACTGTGATTGACTGGATTCATAAGGATGATGTCCAGCGTGAAATGAGAAGGCAGATAAAAGGAATTTTAAGAGAAAAGGGCTGTCAATTCGAGGCAATTGAAAATTTAACGGCTAAGATTATGGATTTGGCAAGAGTGAGGCTTGCAAAATAATGATAGAAAAAGGCACAGTCTCATTTGGCAGAAAAAATATAAACTTTTTTGTTAAACGCAGTAAAAAAAGAAAAACCGTAAGTGTTTTTGTTGATCCTATAGAAGGTGTTTTTTTAAGGGCGCCTTTTAACCTATCGATTGGTTTCCTTTCAAAATTAGTGCATTCCAAAGCTGTATGGATAATAGATAAACAGCGCCACATAAACGAAATCAGGGAGCATTTGCCAAAAAGAGAATTTATTACCGGCGAAACTTTTATGTATTTAGGGAGACAACTGCGGTTAAAAATACTGGAATCTAAAAATAAGCCGACAATTACTGTAAAAGGCGGCAGATTTTTAGTAATAATTCACGGATGGTCGAAGAAGTTAGAAATATATTGGCTCGTTGGTATAAAAAACACGCGAAAATAGTTTTATCCAAAAGGGTAAAAATATACTCGAAGAAATTAAAATTAATTACACCTGAGATAATTCTCGCTAATCAAAGCAAACGGTGGGGCAGTTGTAATCGGAAAGGCCAGATTCGTTTTAACTGGCATATTGTTATGGCGTCCATGTTCTTGGTGGATTATGTAGTTGCTCACGAGTTGTGCCATTTAAAATATGCGAACCATTCAAAAAATTTTTGGAAAATGCTTGGCACAATCCTTCCCGATTATGAAATTCGCCGCGAACGGCTTCGTAGAGAAGGTCCGAAGTATTATTTTTAAATAATCTCTACCCCATTTTCCCATATATTTTAGTGCTAATTTATGTGCTTTATTATTAAATGATGCGACGAATTTCTCGGGACCGACCGCGGCGCACCGATTTTCCCGAGGATAGAAACAGTGAGCGGTGGTCTTGCACTATAAATTATACCGTTTTGAATTTACAATCTGGGCGTCGATGTTCATATCGATATATTCTTCAATTTCACTGAGCGTTTTGTCCACTATTTTCCCGCTTGTCGAAATGGCTAAAAAAGCCCATTGGCTGGATTCCAGGCTGTCATGATGGCCGCTTTCGCAGACGGCAACAATGGCCTGTTTTCCTATCTTGTCTCTTATGCATGAAAGGCGGTGCCTCTTTTCCTTCAGCGAAAAACACGCCTCCAGGTGAAAATCCAAAACCAGTAAACCTATTTTCAATTGTGAATCCCCGATTATAATTTTAAAGGACAATATTTATTTTAATTTAAAAAATCAAAAAATGCAAAAAAATTTTTACCAGGCGTTTGTTAAACTATTTTATTGAACATATTTTATACTCAGAATGAGCGTTTATAAATAATTCTGCTGACATTATTTAAAATCGGATATACAATGTTTTATTAATAGTTATATAAAATTCAGGAAAAAATATGTTACATGTATTAGGAATTGACGCCGGTTCCGTGGCTGTATCATCTGTTTTATTGAATGAAGAAAAACAGATAATTAAAACTTTTTACCGCCTGCATCACGGGGCAATCAGGGAAGCAATTATTGATATCTTGAAAGATATTGATATAAATAAACTTGGCGGCATAGCGTCAACCGCGTCAACACCTGATATTATTAAAGGGGCTGTGAGGTTTGATAACCAGCTTGCCTTGATTACCGCCGTGAAAAAATATCACCCTGGAGCAAGGACCATTCTTAACGTCGGGGGAGAAAATTTCGGTTTAATCACATTTAATGAACAGGGTGAGTATGAAAGTTATAAAACGAATTCCACCTGCGCAGCAGGGACAGGGAGTTTTTTGGACCAGCAGGTGTCGAGGCTTAAACTTGAAAGTATCGAAAAGCTGAGCGAGACCGCTTTTTCCAATAAAAATATTATTCCGCCTATTGCCTCCCGGTGCGCCGTTTTCGCGAAAACAGACCTTATTCACTGCCAGCAGGAGGGGTATTCACCCCCGCAGGTTTGCGACAGCCTTTGTGAGGGATTGGTAAAAAATATTGCCGACACGCTTTTCGGGAATGAAAGTATAAAAAAACCGGTGATTTTTACCGGCGGGGTTTCAAGGAATAAGGCGGTTATAAAACATCTGACTAATTTTTTGGGAAGCGTGCCCGTTGCGGGAGAATATTCTTATCTTTATGGCGCTATTGGCGCGGCGTTGATATTTCTGAACGAGATGCCCAGAAAATCAGGGGTGTCCCAGGACGAGCAGCCGAAAAGCGGAAAAAATTCTCCGGCCGCTTGTTTAAACAGCGCGGAATCTTTTGTTATTGATAATAAGACAAAGTTGCAATATGGGTATAAACCGCTTGAACTTAAGCTTTCAAGTTATCCCGATTTTAAAGGTATAGAAAATTTTAATTATATATCTCCAGGAAAAAGAACCGGGAGTGTGGAGGTTGATATTTATGAAAAGCTCAAGGCCGTGAATAAGGTATACATGGGCATTGATATCGGCTCCACAAGCACAAAAGCGGTAGTCATAAACGAGAGCAATAATATCCTCGCGGGATTTTACACGATGACCGCGGGCGAACCTTTAAAGGCCGTCCAGTTAATATTTGAAGCAATTAATGATATTTGCGCACGGAAAAATATCAGCTTCCAGTTTAAAGGAACGGCCGCGACAGGCGCAGGAAGAAAATTTATCGGGAAGATAATAGGGGCTGACCAGGTAATAGATGAAATTACATCGCATGCGCGGGCGGCTTTTAAACTTGACCCGGAGGTTGATACTATTATTGAAATCGGCGGGCAGGATTCAAAGTTCACTACCCTGAAGAACGGCATGGTTACTTTTTGCGTTATGAACAATGTCTGCGCCGCCGGGACCGGCAGTTTTATTGAAGAACAGGCGCAAAAATTGGGGTGCGCGTTAAGTGAATATTCCGATAGGGCGATGAATAAAGTATCCCCGGTATCGAGCGATCGCTGTACGGTTTTTATGGAACGCGATATTAATCATTTTCTCAGCGATGGATACCCGGTTGACGAAATACTCGCATCGGTCCTCCATTCGGTAAGGGACAACTATTTTTCGAAAGTTGCCGGGGAAGCGAACATCGGGAAAAAAATATTTTTCCAGGGCGCGACAGCGAAAAATAAGGCGCTTGTCGCCGCCTTTGAAAATAAGCTTGATAAGCCTATATATGTTTCAAAGTACTGCCACCTGACCGGGGCGTTCGGGTGCGCGTTAATTCTTGCCGAAAGTAATATCAAACAGTCAAAATTCCGCGGCATATCGCTTTATAAGGATGAAATACCGGTAGAATCGGAAGTATGCAACCTTTGCCACAATAACTGCAAGATTAAAAAAGTGACCGT
Encoded proteins:
- a CDS encoding Bro-N domain-containing protein, with the translated sequence MKEKDLTKIAVFSGKRIRRQLLNNEWWFSVVDVVAVLTDSENPRDYWYKMKIREKSEAGTELSTFCLQLKLTASDGKLRETDCSNTEGILRIIQSVPSPKAEPFKRWLAKVGKERLDEIENPELGMQRTKALYEKKGYPKEWIDKRLRGIAVRQKLTDEWDSRGAATDLEYAILTNEIMQGAFEMPVDDYKKHKGLKKENLRDHMTDLELIITMLGEATTTKITQDRDSQGMPKLQRDAKDGRAVAGRTRKDIEEQTGTKVISNEKFLPGQKQKQIKGK
- a CDS encoding PDDEXK nuclease domain-containing protein, whose amino-acid sequence is MPQKEIDHRDYAKFLDEIKKRITSARINAYRKLNAELIILYRDIGKKIVEKQEKFGWGKNIVEKLSEDLTSEFDGKKGFSPNNLWRMRIFYLTYKDSPKLAQLVQEIPWGQNIVIMQRIKNEEVKEYYIKSTIQFGWSRDVLMHQIEAEAHKQTKIKKMNNFRKALPAHLAEQADLAMKDNYALDFIDVSKPIQEREMERKLISDLKKFIAELGLGFCFIGNQYLIKLRDKEYYIDLLFFHRYLRCLVAFELKIGEFKPEYAGKMNFYLSLLDDNVRLPEENPSIGIILCKSRDKFEVEYALRDIQKPIGISDYKVTKKLPKGFNKSLPTAEMLKKGLE
- a CDS encoding type I restriction endonuclease subunit R; protein product: MITPDGNEINLSENPAVELLEKLGYAFVPSEKLDLERESLRDTVLVHRLEKKLEELNPWLSDENLKKAVRAVTNVPASSLIEANEKIYISLAHGLSLEQDIDGKGKKSHNVYFIDFDHPEKNEFIVTRQFKISGPKENIICDAVVFVNGIPLAVFECKSPTVHEPINKAIEQLFRYQELKDEYKNRGVPKLFETVQILIATCGQKAKFATVYAPYRHFLEWKEPYPITLDELSKKHTSRIFNKPPNPQDILIYGLLEKNNFLNIIRNFIAFEVESGRAIKKIARYQQFIAVNNAIRRIQEAKDSENRGGIIWHTQGSGKSLSMLWLAVKLKRCRKLENPMLIVVTDRIDLDNQIAGTFQRCGFPNPVQAESVKHLRELIQAGNGQSIMTTIQKFQELTNNEHPALSEAENIFVMVDEAHRTQYKNLAANMRQALPKSCFLGFTGTPIDKKDRSTIQTFGSYIHTYTIEQAVQDGATVPIYYESRLPDVHVHGANLDMLFNRYFQDYDEKEREEIKRKYVTEEIIGLASTRVEAICLDIIEHYEKFIMPNSFKAQIVTSSREAAIIYKDTLDRLNAPPSAVLISGSNNDPQRLKKHHKNQAEEKEIIRSFKEDPVERLAIIVVCDKLLTGFDAPVEQVMYIDSPLKEHTLLQAIARVNRTADKKDYGLIVDYWGISRDLQEALNVFKPSDIEDILRAITPKKDEIPRLEARYRAVMRFFDRADKSSLEDCIKILEPEDIRADFDVSFRRFSQSMDMVLPDPSALRYSADLRWLGKVRNAAKARFRDSALDLSSCGAKVRQLIEEHIRTNGVQKLLEPVSIFSKKFDEVVEALSSPEAKASEIEHAIRHEIHVHLEEDPVFYQSVKERLEKIIEEKKQERINAVEELKHLQALVNEARNMGKTAHDLGFSETEYALYKILSFETKTEKQEDNLVKEPAAQYGKKKDIHKDLTHSIMGSLEKLTVIDWIHKDDVQREMRRQIKGILREKGCQFEAIENLTAKIMDLARVRLAK
- a CDS encoding YgjP-like metallopeptidase domain-containing protein, coding for MIEKGTVSFGRKNINFFVKRSKKRKTVSVFVDPIEGVFLRAPFNLSIGFLSKLVHSKAVWIIDKQRHINEIREHLPKREFITGETFMYLGRQLRLKILESKNKPTITVKGGRFLVIIHGWSKKLEIYWLVGIKNTRK
- a CDS encoding YgjP-like metallopeptidase domain-containing protein, translated to MVEEVRNILARWYKKHAKIVLSKRVKIYSKKLKLITPEIILANQSKRWGSCNRKGQIRFNWHIVMASMFLVDYVVAHELCHLKYANHSKNFWKMLGTILPDYEIRRERLRREGPKYYF
- a CDS encoding DUF503 domain-containing protein codes for the protein MKIGLLVLDFHLEACFSLKEKRHRLSCIRDKIGKQAIVAVCESGHHDSLESSQWAFLAISTSGKIVDKTLSEIEEYIDMNIDAQIVNSKRYNL